GGCGGGAGGCCCTCCCGCTGCGGCTGGGCGTGACGGGCCGCCCGGAGGAGGGGGACGGCGGCCCCGACACCACGGACCTGGAGATCCTCTCCCTGCTGCTGGCGGGGATGACCGACGCGAGCGTGGCCAAGCACCTGGAACTGGGGCTGCGGACCGTACAGCGGCGCGTGAAGGGGCTGATGGAGCTGGCCGGGGTGACGACCCGGCTCCAGCTCGGCTGGCACGCCTACGAACGGGGCTGGGTGGCCCGATAGCCGGGGGTCGGTCAGGCTGGGCAGATGGATCTGCCTCAGCTGCTCCTGGTGGGGCTGGTGCTCCTGCTCGGGGTGCTCGGGGTACTGGTCCCGGGCATCCCGGGGACGTGGCTGGTCTGGGCGGGGGTGCTGTGGTGGGCGCTGCACGAGCGGTCCACGCCGGCGTGGGGGCTGCTGGTGGCGTCGACGGCCCTGCTGCTGGTGGTGCAGGTGGTGAAGTGGCAGCTGCCGCCGAGGCGGCTGCGGGGCGTGGGGGTCACCCGCCGGATGGCGGTGTACGCGGGCGCGGGCGCGGTCCTCGGCTTCGTACTGCTGCCGGTGGTGGGGGCGGTACCGGGGTTCGTGGGCGGGATCTACCTGTGCGAGCGGCGCCGCCTGGGGACGCACGGGGAGGCCTGGGCCTCGGTGCGGGCGGTGATGCGGGCGGTGGGGACGAGCGTGCTGGTGGAGCTGTTCGCGTGCCTGCTGGTGACGGCGGCGTGGCTCGGAGCCGTCCTGGCGGGGCCCTGACCCCGACCCCCCGCCTCCGGCGAGCTTGCGGGCGGGCCCGGCTGCGCCTGTACCGCTGCGCGGGGCCGAGTCCCCTACCCGCCCTTCGCCCGTTCCCCGGGGCTCCGCCCCGGACCCCGCGCCTCAAACGCCGGCGAGGCTGGATTGTGCGGCGGGGCGGAGTTTGGCCGCGTACGTGAGGGGTCGGGGGCGGGGTGGGGTGTTGTCCGGGACTAAAACGAGATGAATTCGGCGCGCGGTACCGCCCGGCAGAACACACCCGGAACAGGCGCCGAACATCGAAGCCCGTCCCGGACGACACCCCACCCCGCCCCCGACCCACCCCCACCCACGCCCGGCCAGGGTCAGACGCGGCCGCCGCGCTTCGCGGAGTAGTTCGCGCGGCCCTCCGCCGACTTCTGGCGCCAGTCGCGGCGGATCTCCGCCCGCAGGCGGGCGTCCGTCTTCGCGACGATCCGCTCGTTCTCCCGCAGCAGCTTGCGGTAGCTCTCCAGGCGGCGCTCCGGCAGCGCCCCGCCGGCCACCGCCTCGAGCACCGCGCACCCCGGCTCCGCCTCGTGGGCGCAGTCGTGGAAGCGGCACTGGGCGGCGTACCCCTCGATCTCCGAGAAGACCTGTCCGACGCCCGCCTCGGCGTCGAAGAGGCCGACACCGCGCAGCCCCGGGGTGTCGATGAGGACGCCCCCGCCCGGCAGGGCGAGCAGGTTGCGGGTGGTGGTGGTGTGGCGGCCCTTGCCGTCGACCTCGCGGGTCTCCTGGACTTCCATGACGTCCGCGCCGAGCAGCGCGTTCGCCAGGGTGGACTTGCCCGCGCCGGAGATGCCGAGCAGCACGCTGGTGCCACCGGCGACGACCGCGGCGAGTACGTCCGTGCCCTCTCCCGTGTGCGAGGAGACGGTGAGCACCTGGACGCCCGGCGCGGTGGTCTCCACGTCCCGCACCAGGTAGCCGAGGGTGGTCGGGTCCGGGACCAGGTCGGCCTTGGTCAGCACGATCAGCGGCTGCGCCCCCGACTCCCAGGCCAGCGCGAGGAAGCGCTCGATCCGGCCGAGGTCCAGCTCGACGGCGAGGGAGACGGCGATGATCGCGTGGTCGACGTTGGCGGCGAGGATCTGCCCCTCGGAGCGCTGCGAGGAGGTGGACCGCACGAAGGCGGTCCGGCGCGGCAGGTACGTCTTGACGTAGCGCGGCGTGCCGGCGGGCTCGACGGCGGCCCAGTCGCCGGTGCAGATGACCCGGAGCGGGTCGTGGGGGGTGACGAAGGCGGTGTCGGCGCGGACGACGCCGTCCGCGGTCATGACGTCGCACTGCCCGCGGTCGACCCGTACGACCCGGCCCGGGAGGAGTCCCTGGTCGGCGTACGGAGCGAATTCCGCGGCCCACTCGTCGTCCCAGCCGAAGGCGGCGAGGGCGTGCGCGGACGAGTTCTGGAACGAAGAAGAGAGAGTCAAGGGGAACCCTTCACAGGGTGGCCCCGGCAACACGCGCCGCTCGGCGGCGCGCGAGGAGAAGTGTGAGGTCAGCCGGAGACCACGGGGATGGAAACGATGATGAACTCCTGAATGCGGGCGACACCCGTCACGGCGACAGTCATCACTGTCCTCACCTCCGGTTTCCTGGTTCTGCTTCCTCGGCGGGAGCGGCACAGCACGGCGCCGCGACCCGGAACTCCCGAACGATAACCCTGCCC
The Streptomyces sp. NBC_00091 genome window above contains:
- a CDS encoding DUF456 domain-containing protein, which produces MDLPQLLLVGLVLLLGVLGVLVPGIPGTWLVWAGVLWWALHERSTPAWGLLVASTALLLVVQVVKWQLPPRRLRGVGVTRRMAVYAGAGAVLGFVLLPVVGAVPGFVGGIYLCERRRLGTHGEAWASVRAVMRAVGTSVLVELFACLLVTAAWLGAVLAGP
- the rsgA gene encoding ribosome small subunit-dependent GTPase A yields the protein MTLSSSFQNSSAHALAAFGWDDEWAAEFAPYADQGLLPGRVVRVDRGQCDVMTADGVVRADTAFVTPHDPLRVICTGDWAAVEPAGTPRYVKTYLPRRTAFVRSTSSQRSEGQILAANVDHAIIAVSLAVELDLGRIERFLALAWESGAQPLIVLTKADLVPDPTTLGYLVRDVETTAPGVQVLTVSSHTGEGTDVLAAVVAGGTSVLLGISGAGKSTLANALLGADVMEVQETREVDGKGRHTTTTRNLLALPGGGVLIDTPGLRGVGLFDAEAGVGQVFSEIEGYAAQCRFHDCAHEAEPGCAVLEAVAGGALPERRLESYRKLLRENERIVAKTDARLRAEIRRDWRQKSAEGRANYSAKRGGRV